In a genomic window of Zingiber officinale cultivar Zhangliang chromosome 9B, Zo_v1.1, whole genome shotgun sequence:
- the LOC122023907 gene encoding 3beta-hydroxysteroid-dehydrogenase/decarboxylase-like isoform X2, which translates to MGGGGAERWCVVTGGRGFAARHLVEMLLRSDDWCVRVADLAPSISLEAHEEAGVLGRALRSGRAAYVSADLRNKAQVVKAFEGIEVVFHMAAPDSSINNYQLHFSVNVDGTRNVIDACIECQVKRLIYTSSPSVVFDGVHGIFNGEESLPYPEKFNDSYSETKAEGEKLILKANGRNGLLTCCIRPSSIFGPGDRLLVPSLVAAAKAGKSKFIIGDGNNLYDFTYVENVAYAHICAERTLSSEEGAKQAAGQAYFITNGEPIKFWEFMSLILEGLGYERPNIKLPVSFMMPIAHLVEWTYKIFSQYGMPVPQLTPSRIRLLSCNRTFSCSKAKDHIDYEPIVSLKDGIQRTIESCSHLKAEQKKRTSKVYTYLGGGKVADTLLWKDKKQSFTMLLLFVALYNYFFANGYTMITAVAKLVSVVALFLFIHGALPSKILGYNIQKLSPSYFELSEEQARRHAHSATHIWNNGIVILRSLCKGKDWALMFKLKGGPENICLVWKSNRWFSCYYF; encoded by the exons ATGGGCGGCGGCGGAGCGGAGCGATGGTGCGTGGTCACCGGCGGCCGTGGCTTCGCTGCCCGGCACTTGGTCGAGATGCTTCTCCGCTCTGACGACTGGTGCGTCCGCGTCGCTGATCTCGCACCGTCCATCTCGCTTGAGGCCCACGAGGAGGCCGGTGTCCTAGGCCGCGCACTCCGATCTGGCCGCGCCGCCTACGTGTCCGCCGATCTCCGCAATAAGGCACAGGTCGTTAAAG CATTTGAAGGAATTGAAGTTGTCTTTCACATGGCTGCTCCTGATTCATCTATCAACAACTACCAGCTTCATTTCTCTGTGAATGTTGATG GTACCAGAAATGTTATTGATGCGTGTATTGAATGCCAAGTGAAGAGACTAATCTATACTAGTTCTCCTAGTGTGGTGTTTGATGGTGTTCATGGAATTTTCAATGGGGAAGAATCACTTCCATATCCAGAGAAG TTCAATGATTCATATTCAGAGACTAAAGCAGAAggagaaaaattgattttaaaagctAATGGCAGGAATGGGCTTTTGACATGTTGTATAAGACCTAGCAGTATATTTGGCCCTGGTGACAGATTGTTGGTGCCTTCACTAGTTGCTGCTGCAAAGGCTGGCAAGAGTAAG TTTATCATTGGTGATGGGAATAATCTGTATGACTTCACATATGTAGAAAATGTGGCATATGCCCATATATGTGCTGAGCGCACTCTATCCTCTGAAGAAGGTGCTAAGCAAGCTGCAGGGCAG GCCTATTTCATAACAAATGGAGAACCAATAAAATTTTGGGAATTCATGTCATTAATACTAGAAGGTCTTGGATATGAAAG GCCAAATATCAAACTTCCTGTTTCTTTTATGATGCCAATTGCTCACTTGGTAGAATGGACATACAAGATCTTTTCACAGTATGGGATGCCTGTGCCCCAGCTGACACCTTCAAGAATTAGACTTTTGTCATGCAATAGGACTTTCAGCTGTTCAAAAGCTAAAGATCATATTGATTATGAGCCTATTGTGTCTCTTAAG GATGGTATCCAAAGAACAATTGAGTCATGCTCTCATCTTAAAGCTGAGCAGAAAAAGAGAACTTCTAAAGTTTATACCTATTTGGGTGGTGGAAAAG TTGCTGACACACTTCTTTGGAAGGATAAGAAACAATCATTCACAATGTTGCTTCTGTTTGTTGCCCTATATAACTACTTTTTCGCAAATGGATATACAATGATTACAGCAGTGGCAAAGCTAGTCTCAGTTGTTGCATTGTTCTTGTTTATTCATGGCGCTTTGCCTTCAAAAAt ATTAGGGTATAATATTCAGAAATTGTCACCTTCGTATTTCGAATTGTCAGAAGAGCAGGCACGTAGGCATGCTCATTCAGCTACCCATATATGGAACAATGGAATTGTCATATTGCGCTCACTTTGCAAGGGAAAGGATTGGGCATTGATGTTTAAG CTGAAGGGGGGTCCAGAAAATATTTGTCTTGTGTGGAAATCAAACAGGTGGTTTTCTTGTTATTATTTCTGA
- the LOC122023907 gene encoding 3beta-hydroxysteroid-dehydrogenase/decarboxylase-like isoform X1, with product MGGGGAERWCVVTGGRGFAARHLVEMLLRSDDWCVRVADLAPSISLEAHEEAGVLGRALRSGRAAYVSADLRNKAQVVKAFEGIEVVFHMAAPDSSINNYQLHFSVNVDGTRNVIDACIECQVKRLIYTSSPSVVFDGVHGIFNGEESLPYPEKFNDSYSETKAEGEKLILKANGRNGLLTCCIRPSSIFGPGDRLLVPSLVAAAKAGKSKFIIGDGNNLYDFTYVENVAYAHICAERTLSSEEGAKQAAGQAYFITNGEPIKFWEFMSLILEGLGYERPNIKLPVSFMMPIAHLVEWTYKIFSQYGMPVPQLTPSRIRLLSCNRTFSCSKAKDHIDYEPIVSLKDGIQRTIESCSHLKAEQKKRTSKVYTYLGGGKVADTLLWKDKKQSFTMLLLFVALYNYFFANGYTMITAVAKLVSVVALFLFIHGALPSKILGYNIQKLSPSYFELSEEQARRHAHSATHIWNNGIVILRSLCKGKDWALMFKVVFLLLFLNVLGYMSPQTIYKLGLAIAFFGLYVYDRWEDEIDKHIKDAYSHVRKLTSKVPRGP from the exons ATGGGCGGCGGCGGAGCGGAGCGATGGTGCGTGGTCACCGGCGGCCGTGGCTTCGCTGCCCGGCACTTGGTCGAGATGCTTCTCCGCTCTGACGACTGGTGCGTCCGCGTCGCTGATCTCGCACCGTCCATCTCGCTTGAGGCCCACGAGGAGGCCGGTGTCCTAGGCCGCGCACTCCGATCTGGCCGCGCCGCCTACGTGTCCGCCGATCTCCGCAATAAGGCACAGGTCGTTAAAG CATTTGAAGGAATTGAAGTTGTCTTTCACATGGCTGCTCCTGATTCATCTATCAACAACTACCAGCTTCATTTCTCTGTGAATGTTGATG GTACCAGAAATGTTATTGATGCGTGTATTGAATGCCAAGTGAAGAGACTAATCTATACTAGTTCTCCTAGTGTGGTGTTTGATGGTGTTCATGGAATTTTCAATGGGGAAGAATCACTTCCATATCCAGAGAAG TTCAATGATTCATATTCAGAGACTAAAGCAGAAggagaaaaattgattttaaaagctAATGGCAGGAATGGGCTTTTGACATGTTGTATAAGACCTAGCAGTATATTTGGCCCTGGTGACAGATTGTTGGTGCCTTCACTAGTTGCTGCTGCAAAGGCTGGCAAGAGTAAG TTTATCATTGGTGATGGGAATAATCTGTATGACTTCACATATGTAGAAAATGTGGCATATGCCCATATATGTGCTGAGCGCACTCTATCCTCTGAAGAAGGTGCTAAGCAAGCTGCAGGGCAG GCCTATTTCATAACAAATGGAGAACCAATAAAATTTTGGGAATTCATGTCATTAATACTAGAAGGTCTTGGATATGAAAG GCCAAATATCAAACTTCCTGTTTCTTTTATGATGCCAATTGCTCACTTGGTAGAATGGACATACAAGATCTTTTCACAGTATGGGATGCCTGTGCCCCAGCTGACACCTTCAAGAATTAGACTTTTGTCATGCAATAGGACTTTCAGCTGTTCAAAAGCTAAAGATCATATTGATTATGAGCCTATTGTGTCTCTTAAG GATGGTATCCAAAGAACAATTGAGTCATGCTCTCATCTTAAAGCTGAGCAGAAAAAGAGAACTTCTAAAGTTTATACCTATTTGGGTGGTGGAAAAG TTGCTGACACACTTCTTTGGAAGGATAAGAAACAATCATTCACAATGTTGCTTCTGTTTGTTGCCCTATATAACTACTTTTTCGCAAATGGATATACAATGATTACAGCAGTGGCAAAGCTAGTCTCAGTTGTTGCATTGTTCTTGTTTATTCATGGCGCTTTGCCTTCAAAAAt ATTAGGGTATAATATTCAGAAATTGTCACCTTCGTATTTCGAATTGTCAGAAGAGCAGGCACGTAGGCATGCTCATTCAGCTACCCATATATGGAACAATGGAATTGTCATATTGCGCTCACTTTGCAAGGGAAAGGATTGGGCATTGATGTTTAAG GTGGTTTTCTTGTTATTATTTCTGAATGTCCTTGGATACATGTCGCCGCAGACAATCTATAAATTAG GGCTTGCTATAGCTTTCTTTGGTTTGTATGTTTATGATAGATGGGAAGATGAGATCGACAAGCATATTAAGGATGCATACTCCCATGTCAGAAAGTTGACATCGAAGGTTCCCCGAGGCCCTTGA
- the LOC122023414 gene encoding probable lipoxygenase 6: MAVCSQIMGLHQPSFLLGSGSLLLRGNQNKLAFPAICPDGQDRRRRLRSAKTVAAPVKATINEDVIKMVVGKQAKVDKVMLRAALTVRRKHKEDIKEAIVNQLDALTDKFGRNVVLELISTGIHPRTKKQKTSGATVIKDWFEKKNVKGERVVYTADFTVDSSFGEPGAITVINRHQKEFFLESVVIEGEGSTSSCGPVHFSCNSWVQSTKDHPKKRIFFSNKPYLPSETPEGLKELREIELNELRGDGKGIRKLSDRIFDYATYNDLGNPDRGSEFARPTLGGEKIPYPRRCRTGRPPTDTNMLAESRVEKPNPIYVPRDEAFEELKQGAFAAGRLKAVLHSFIPSLIASISADNHDFKGFHHIDNLYKEGLILKLGLQEHLLKKLPFVKKIQESSEGLLRYDTPSILTKDKFAWLRDDEFARQAVAGINPVNIERLQSFPPLSNLDPAIYGPPESAITEAHIRGQLEGLTVQQAVEEGKLFMLDFHDIYLPFVDRINMMDGRKAYATRTLFFLTPIGTLKPIAIELGLPPRQPGASRPSMVLMPPRDATTNWLWMLGKAHVCSNDAGVHQLVNHWLKTHATMEPFILAAHRQLSTMHPVFKLLHPHMRYTLEINALARQSLINADGVIESCFTPGPIGMEMSSAYYKHHWRFDLEGLPADLIRRGVAVADHTQPHGLRLILPDYPYADDGLLLWSAITRFVGAYVQIYYPESDPNRVRSDSELQAWYHECVNVGHEDHRHASWWSPLDTASDLVALLTTLVWIASAQHAALNFGQYPLGGYVPNRPPLMRRLVPDPDRDADEYKAFLADPHCFFLSSMPSVLQATKFMAVVDTLSTHSPDEEYLGGTRDGAAAWTADEEAAAVYRAFAAEVAAAEEEIESRNADPSRRNRCGAGVLPYELLAPSSGPGVTGRGVPNSVSI; encoded by the exons ATGGCTGTTTGCAGTCAGATCATGGGTTTACACCAGCCTTCTTTCCTCCTCGGCAGTGGATCCCTCTTGCTTAGAGGCAATCAGAACAAACTTGCCTTCCCTGCTATCTGCCCCGATGGCCAAGACAGGAGGAGAAGGCTGAGGTCGGCGAAGACCGTGGCAGCACCGGTGAAAGCAACAATCAATGAGGATGTGATCAAGATGGTGGTTGGGAAGCAGGCTAAGGTGGACAAAGTCATGCTCAGGGCTGCGCTGACCGTGAGAAGGAAGCACAAAGAGGATATCAAGGAAGCGATCGTCAACCAGCTTGATGCTCTTACGGATAAGTTTGGCCGGAATGTGGTGTTGGAACTCATCAGCACCGGGATCCATCCGA GAACCAAAAAGCAAAAGACGAGCGGAGCGACAGTGATCAAGGACTGGTTCGAGAAGAAGAACGTCAAGGGAGagcgtgtggtgtacacggcagACTTCACGGTAGACTCCAGCTTCGGGGAGCCAGGAGCAATCACAGTGATCAACCGCCACCAGAAAGAGTTCTTCTTGGAGAGTGTAGTCATCGAAGGAGAAGGCTCTACCTCTTCGTGTGGACCAGTTCATTTCTCCTGCAACTCTTGGGTTCAATCCACCAAGGACCACCCCAAGAAGAGAATTTTCTTCAGCAATAAG CCATATCTACCATCTGAGACACCTGAAGGACTCAAGGAACTCAGGGAAATCGAGCTCAATGAGCTGAGAGGGGATGGAAAAGGCATTCGGAAGTTATCAGACAGAATATTTGACTATGCAACATACAATGACTTGGGCAATCCTGACAGAGGATCTGAGTTTGCAAGGCCAACGCTCGGAGGTGAGAAGATTCCATATCCAAGGCGATGCAGGACTGGCCGTCCTCCTACCGACACAA ACATGCTAGCTGAGAGTCGAGTTGAGAAGCCAAATCCGATCTACGTGCCACGCGACGAGGCATTCGAGGAGCTAAAACAGGGAGCCTTCGCAGCCGGAAGGCTCAAGGCTGTGCTGCACAGCTTCATCCCGTCACTCATTGCATCCATCTCTGCTGATAACCATGACTTCAAAGGGTTCCACCACATCGACAACCTCTACAAGGAGGGCCTCATCCTGAAGCTTGGCCTCCAGGAACATCTCCTCAAGAAGCTCCCATTCGTTAAAAAGATACAAGAATCGAGCGAGGGTCTGCTTCGATATGACACCCCAAGCATCCTCACAA AGGATAAGTTTGCATGGCTCCGGGATGATGAATTTGCTCGGCAAGCGGTTGCAGGGATCAACCCTGTCAACATAGAGAGGCTTCAG TCGTTCCCTCCATTAAGCAATCTTGACCCTGCAATTTATGGCCCGCCTGAATCTGCAATCACGGAAGCTCACATAAGAGGTCAACTCGAGGGGTTGACAGTCCAACAG GCTGTGGAGGAAGGGAAGCTGTTCATGTTGGACTTCCACGATATATACCTGCCATTCGTGGACAGAATCAACATGATGGATGGCCGGAAAGCATACGCTACGAGGACCCTCTTCTTTTTGACCCCCATTGGGACACTGAAACCGATCGCAATCGAGCTTGGACTCCCTCCCCGGCAACCAGGCGCATCCCGTCCCAGCATGGTGTTGATGCCGCCCCGTGATGCTACTACCAATTGGCTGTGGATGCTCGGCAAGGCCCATGTCTGCTCAAACGACGCTGGTGTTCATCAACTCGTCAACCACTG GTTGAAGACGCACGCGACGATGGAGCCGTTCATATTGGCAGCGCACAGGCAGCTGAGCACGATGCATCCGGTGTTCAAGCTTCTGCACCCGCACATGCGGTACACGTTGGAGATCAATGCGCTGGCGCGACAGAGCCTGATCAATGCCGATGGCGTCATAGAGTCCTGCTTCACTCCCGGCCCCATAGGCATGGAGATGAGCTCCGCCTATTACAAGCACCACTGGAGGTTTGACCTCGAAGGGTTGCCGGCTGATCTCATCCGAAG GGGCGTGGCAGTTGCAGACCACACGCAGCCGCACGGCCTCCGCCTCATCCTCCCGGACTATCCCTACGCCGACGACGGCCTGCTTCTCTGGTCCGCCATCACCCGCTTCGTTGGCGCCTACGTCCAGATCTACTACCCGGAGTCGGACCCCAACCGAGTCCGCTCAGACTCGGAACTCCAGGCGTGGTACCATGAGTGCGTCAACGTCGGTCACGAGGACCACCGCCACGCCTCGTGGTGGTCGCCGCTGGACACCGCGTCCGACCTCGTCGCGCTGCTCACCACCCTCGTCTGGATAGCATCCGCCCAGCACGCCGCCCTAAACTTCGGCCAGTATCCCCTCGGTGGCTACGTCCCGAATCGCCCCCCGCTGATGCGGCGGCTCGTCCCGGACCCCGATCGAGACGCGGACGAATACAAGGCCTTCCTCGCCGACCCTCACTGTTTCTTCCTTTCCTCCATGCCCAGCGTGCTGCAGGCGACCAAGTTCATGGCGGTGGTCGACACGCTCTCGACGCACTCACCGGACGAGGAGTACCTCGGGGGGACGAGGGACGGCGCCGCCGCGTGGACGGCGGACGAGGAAGCCGCGGCGGTATACAGAGCATTCGCAGCGGAGGTGGCGGCCGCGGAGGAGGAGATCGAGAGCCGGAACGCGGACCCGAGTCGGCGGAATCGGTGCGGAGCTGGGGTGCTGCCCTATGAGTTGCTGGCACCGAGTTCAGGACCCGGTGTTACGGGACGGGGTGTGCCGAATAGCGTGTCCATATAA